A stretch of Faecalibacterium duncaniae DNA encodes these proteins:
- a CDS encoding AAA family ATPase, whose protein sequence is MNIKRAKEEIEHTVKAYLAKDALGEYAIPSIRQRPILLMGPPGIGKTQIMEQAARECGVALVAYTITHHTRQSAVGLPFIRQRHYGDKDVSVTEYTMSEIISSVYAKMEATGLKEGILFIDEINCVSETLAPTMLQFLQCKTFGNQAVPAGWVIVAAGNPPEYNKSVRDFDIVTLDRVRRMDIEPDLQVWKDYARTAHIHSAILSYLDLHPQNFYQINADVDGTQFVTARGWEDLSNLLDTYESLGLQADEALIRQYLQHQKIAEDFSAYLDLYYKYRDDYGVEEILAGQVKPAVYARLLNAPFDERLSLVSLILSGLNTRFTASRQADAVADACYAFLREAKQGFSTLPADIPDGELTLFGQMVTDYDAETQRQRAAGLLSHDALNTRLQVYAALRSWDAELRRANAVSTQPAFDLLRTQFQSLAEARDQAQEAASAALEAAFDFMENAFAESQEMVVFVTELTLNPASHAFITENGCNRYFRYNKDLLLDHRKAALQQELAAEDRRHGGQ, encoded by the coding sequence ATGAATATCAAACGCGCCAAAGAAGAGATCGAACACACTGTCAAAGCCTACCTGGCCAAGGACGCATTGGGCGAGTATGCCATTCCCTCCATCCGGCAGCGCCCCATCCTGCTGATGGGCCCTCCGGGCATCGGCAAGACCCAGATCATGGAGCAGGCCGCCCGGGAGTGCGGCGTGGCACTGGTGGCCTACACCATCACCCACCACACCCGCCAGAGCGCCGTGGGCCTGCCCTTCATCCGGCAGCGCCATTATGGCGACAAGGATGTCTCTGTGACCGAATACACCATGAGCGAGATCATTTCCAGCGTCTACGCCAAGATGGAAGCCACCGGCCTGAAAGAGGGCATTCTCTTCATCGACGAGATCAACTGCGTTTCCGAGACGCTGGCCCCCACCATGCTGCAATTCCTGCAGTGCAAGACCTTCGGCAACCAGGCAGTGCCTGCCGGCTGGGTCATCGTGGCGGCAGGCAACCCGCCGGAGTATAACAAATCCGTCCGTGATTTCGATATCGTCACGCTGGATCGTGTCCGTCGGATGGACATTGAGCCCGACCTGCAGGTATGGAAAGATTACGCCCGCACAGCCCACATCCACAGTGCCATCCTGAGCTACCTCGATCTGCATCCCCAGAACTTCTACCAGATCAACGCCGACGTGGACGGCACACAGTTCGTCACTGCCCGCGGCTGGGAGGATCTCTCCAACCTGCTGGACACCTATGAATCGCTGGGCCTGCAGGCAGATGAAGCGCTCATCCGGCAGTATCTCCAGCACCAGAAGATCGCAGAGGACTTCTCTGCCTATCTTGATCTCTATTATAAGTATCGTGATGACTACGGCGTAGAGGAGATTCTGGCCGGTCAGGTCAAGCCTGCCGTTTATGCCCGCCTGCTCAATGCACCGTTTGATGAACGGCTCTCGCTGGTCAGTCTGATTCTGTCCGGTCTGAACACCCGGTTCACTGCTTCCCGGCAGGCCGATGCCGTCGCCGATGCCTGCTACGCCTTCCTGCGGGAGGCCAAACAGGGCTTTTCCACCCTGCCTGCGGACATCCCGGATGGGGAGCTTACCCTGTTCGGTCAGATGGTCACGGACTATGATGCCGAGACCCAGCGCCAGCGTGCCGCCGGTCTGCTGAGCCATGACGCGCTGAATACCCGCCTGCAGGTATATGCCGCCCTCCGCAGCTGGGATGCGGAGCTGCGCCGCGCCAATGCGGTGAGCACACAGCCCGCCTTTGACCTCCTGCGCACACAGTTCCAGTCCCTTGCCGAGGCCCGGGATCAGGCACAGGAAGCCGCCAGCGCCGCGCTGGAAGCTGCATTTGACTTTATGGAGAACGCCTTTGCCGAAAGTCAGGAGATGGTGGTGTTCGTCACAGAGCTGACCTTGAACCCCGCTTCCCATGCCTTCATCACCGAAAATGGCTGCAACCGCTATTTCCGGTACAACAAAGACCTGCTGCTCGACCATCGCAAGGCCGCGCTGCAGCAGGAACTCGCTGCCGAGGACCGCCGCCACGGAGGGCAGTAA
- a CDS encoding vWA domain-containing protein: MILISEKEKFFDPRKPFASKRPETHEEWQARMGGEVLAVVRSGLYLDFRFLDMALSALTPVPDERCGVLATDGVNLYYQPSALLRLYQENPKYLNRLYLHTVFHCVFRHLWLKGKRDARLWNLACDIAVENVLDSLNRFSVKRPLTWVRQNAYAAIAAEGRVVAAAPAYRWLAGQTPGILRQLEREFYTDDHRLWPKDAPEQPQQMPTPLPQKTWQKIGERMQTELDLRDKEAGDGADALKQQVKAANRSRRSYQDFLRRFCVTREEVHLDPDEFDLNFYTYGLSVYGNMPLIEPLETRESKKIEELALVIDTSYSTSGELVRAFLAETYTLLKGRENFFHRMNLHLIQADNAIRQDLLIRNEDELIHAMNHFELRGGGGTDFRPAFEYVNQLCAEKKFSNLRGLLYFTDGMGTYPARRPAYDTAFLFLGEKFDDANVPPWAMKVVLDEDEFSGPTARAASALADALAEEDDPYRELNNS, encoded by the coding sequence ATGATTTTGATTTCTGAAAAAGAAAAATTCTTCGACCCCCGCAAGCCCTTTGCATCCAAACGCCCTGAGACCCACGAGGAGTGGCAGGCCCGGATGGGCGGCGAGGTGCTGGCTGTGGTGCGCAGCGGGCTGTACCTCGACTTCCGCTTTCTGGATATGGCGCTCAGTGCCCTGACCCCAGTACCGGACGAGCGGTGCGGCGTGCTGGCCACAGACGGCGTGAACCTCTATTATCAGCCCAGCGCCCTGCTGCGGCTCTACCAGGAGAATCCAAAATATCTCAATCGGTTGTATCTGCACACGGTATTCCACTGCGTATTCCGGCATCTCTGGCTCAAGGGCAAGCGTGATGCCCGGCTGTGGAATCTGGCCTGCGATATCGCCGTAGAGAATGTGCTGGACAGCCTGAATCGTTTCAGTGTCAAGCGCCCGCTGACCTGGGTGCGCCAGAACGCCTACGCCGCCATTGCCGCGGAGGGCAGGGTGGTGGCCGCTGCCCCGGCTTACCGATGGCTGGCTGGCCAGACCCCCGGCATTCTGCGCCAGCTGGAGCGGGAATTCTACACCGATGACCACCGCCTGTGGCCCAAGGATGCCCCCGAGCAGCCCCAGCAGATGCCCACGCCCCTGCCCCAGAAGACGTGGCAGAAGATCGGTGAGCGGATGCAGACCGAGCTGGACCTGCGGGACAAGGAAGCCGGTGACGGTGCCGATGCCCTGAAGCAGCAGGTCAAGGCCGCCAACCGCAGCCGCCGGAGCTATCAGGATTTCCTGCGGCGGTTCTGCGTGACCCGGGAGGAGGTCCACCTCGATCCGGATGAGTTCGACCTGAACTTCTACACCTACGGCCTGTCGGTCTACGGTAACATGCCCCTGATCGAGCCCCTGGAGACCCGGGAAAGCAAGAAGATCGAGGAGCTGGCGCTGGTCATTGATACCAGCTACTCCACCTCCGGCGAGCTGGTACGGGCCTTTCTGGCCGAGACCTATACCCTGCTGAAAGGGCGGGAGAACTTCTTTCACCGGATGAACCTGCATCTCATTCAGGCAGACAACGCCATCCGGCAGGATCTGCTCATCCGTAACGAAGACGAGCTCATCCATGCCATGAACCACTTTGAGCTGCGGGGCGGCGGCGGCACTGATTTCCGGCCTGCCTTTGAATATGTGAACCAGCTCTGCGCCGAGAAGAAGTTCTCCAACCTGCGGGGCCTGCTCTATTTTACCGATGGCATGGGTACCTACCCGGCCCGCCGCCCGGCCTACGACACCGCGTTCCTGTTCCTGGGTGAAAAATTCGATGATGCCAACGTTCCCCCCTGGGCCATGAAGGTGGTTCTGGATGAGGATGAATTTTCAGGGCCAACGGCCCGGGCCGCATCGGCACTGGCCGACGCGCTGGCCGAAGAGGACGACCCTTACCGTGAATTGAACAACTCGTGA
- a CDS encoding leucine-rich repeat protein yields MFIDIIPLQKNTARLTRVYGDAPCAALPASVPGPEGGVLAITELGDYCFSEKPRSLPRADTLCRYEVSPDGTCALVQAFGRNLTGRHGRYDLDFGEGAAAPEELHPVCGNFVEEVILPDSLQVIGSCAFYNCRRLRRLSVGAGDLTVGSDVFLNCFALADLLVRAAPEEKTGLFALVNNITEAVRALFWLPGEARPRAGLWYPAYWEDVEESPAHILLHTFSGQGYHYRQCFLDGKILSAEYDAIFPDGHAAEDQGVAAMLCFDRLRWPWNLTEKAKDPYREFLASHTGLVLQRLLKAQDTDSIKDLLALDVLDAAAFAEGAALAAKADNAAAAALLADAEHKKRGSAPKKRRYDFDF; encoded by the coding sequence ATGTTTATCGATATCATCCCGTTACAGAAGAACACCGCCCGCCTGACCCGTGTTTACGGCGACGCGCCCTGTGCGGCCCTTCCCGCAAGCGTACCGGGCCCGGAGGGCGGGGTGCTGGCCATCACCGAGCTGGGGGACTACTGCTTCTCCGAGAAGCCCAGAAGCCTGCCCAGGGCCGATACGCTCTGCCGCTATGAAGTCAGCCCGGACGGCACCTGCGCCCTTGTGCAGGCCTTTGGCCGCAACCTGACCGGACGGCATGGCCGCTATGACCTCGACTTCGGGGAAGGGGCTGCTGCCCCGGAGGAGCTGCACCCGGTGTGCGGCAATTTCGTGGAGGAGGTCATCCTGCCGGACAGCCTGCAGGTCATCGGCAGCTGCGCCTTTTACAACTGCCGCAGGCTGCGGCGGCTCAGTGTGGGAGCCGGCGACCTGACCGTGGGCAGCGACGTGTTCCTGAACTGTTTTGCGCTGGCAGACCTCCTTGTCCGGGCCGCTCCTGAGGAAAAGACCGGCCTGTTCGCCCTTGTGAACAACATCACCGAGGCCGTGCGGGCACTGTTCTGGCTCCCGGGTGAGGCACGTCCCCGGGCAGGGCTATGGTACCCCGCCTACTGGGAGGACGTGGAGGAAAGCCCCGCCCACATCCTGCTTCACACCTTTTCGGGGCAGGGATATCATTACAGACAGTGTTTTCTGGATGGAAAAATCCTTTCCGCAGAATATGATGCCATCTTCCCGGACGGCCACGCTGCCGAGGATCAGGGCGTGGCGGCCATGCTCTGCTTCGACCGCCTGCGCTGGCCATGGAACCTGACCGAAAAGGCAAAGGACCCCTACCGTGAATTTCTGGCCTCTCACACCGGCCTCGTGCTCCAGCGCCTGCTGAAGGCACAGGATACCGACAGCATAAAGGATCTGCTGGCGCTGGATGTGCTGGATGCTGCTGCCTTTGCTGAGGGCGCGGCGCTTGCCGCCAAGGCAGACAACGCAGCTGCTGCTGCGCTGCTGGCCGACGCAGAGCACAAAAAGAGGGGTTCCGCCCCGAAGAAGCGGAGGTATGATTTTGATTTCTGA
- a CDS encoding glutamine--tRNA ligase/YqeY domain fusion protein: MADKNFLTEIIDADLAEGKISEIHTRFPPEPNGYLHIGSAKAIYINWSIANQYGGKFNLRLDDTNPAREGEEYVNSIIEDLHWLGADPNGGIFYGSDYFDKCYEYAEKLILEGKAYVDDLTRDEMREYRGADAGKPSRPSPWRGRTPEENLDLFRRMRAGEFQEGEKTLRAKIDLASPNMNMRDPAIYRIKYAEHHRQGNKWCIYPMYDFAHPIQDAIEGITHSMCSLEFENHRPLYNWVIENIFGTEFPKQREFARLNMTNTVMSKRYLRELVEMGIVDGWDDPRMPTLCGLRRRGYTPTSIFTFVREAGISKSDNLIDMRQLEACIRSELDLTAQRRIAVLDPVKLVVDNYPADKTEFFEVANNPNREANDASTRKVAFTRELWIESEDFAEVPPPKFKRLTIGGEVRLMGAYIVKCESVEKNPDGSIAAIHCTADLETGNGNPADGRKVKGTIHWVSADHAVDAEVRLYDKLFTEANMNAIPEGSDYKDYLNPESVVVRKGCKLEESLKDAKPGEKFQFVRTGFFTPDSKNPGVYNRVVTLRDSFKPAK; encoded by the coding sequence ATGGCAGATAAAAACTTTTTGACGGAGATCATCGACGCTGACCTGGCCGAGGGTAAGATCAGCGAGATCCATACCCGCTTCCCGCCGGAGCCCAACGGCTACCTGCACATCGGCAGCGCCAAGGCCATCTACATCAACTGGTCCATCGCAAACCAGTATGGCGGCAAGTTCAACCTGCGCCTGGACGACACCAACCCCGCCCGCGAAGGTGAGGAGTATGTCAACAGCATCATTGAGGATCTGCACTGGCTGGGCGCTGACCCCAACGGCGGCATCTTCTATGGCAGCGATTATTTTGACAAGTGCTACGAGTACGCCGAGAAGCTCATCTTGGAAGGCAAGGCCTACGTGGACGACCTGACCCGTGACGAGATGCGCGAGTACCGTGGTGCCGATGCCGGCAAGCCCAGCCGTCCCTCTCCGTGGCGTGGCCGCACCCCGGAGGAGAATCTGGACCTGTTCCGCCGGATGCGTGCCGGTGAGTTCCAGGAGGGTGAAAAGACTCTGCGTGCCAAGATCGACCTGGCCAGCCCCAACATGAACATGCGTGACCCGGCCATCTACCGCATCAAGTATGCTGAACACCACCGCCAGGGCAATAAGTGGTGCATCTACCCCATGTACGACTTTGCGCATCCCATCCAGGATGCCATTGAGGGCATCACCCACAGCATGTGCAGCCTGGAGTTCGAGAATCATCGTCCCCTGTACAACTGGGTCATCGAGAATATCTTTGGCACCGAGTTCCCCAAGCAGCGCGAGTTCGCCCGCCTGAACATGACCAACACCGTGATGAGCAAGCGCTACCTGCGCGAGCTGGTGGAAATGGGCATCGTGGATGGCTGGGATGATCCCCGGATGCCGACCCTGTGCGGCCTGCGCCGCCGCGGCTACACCCCCACCTCCATCTTCACCTTTGTCCGGGAGGCCGGCATCTCCAAGTCCGACAACCTGATCGACATGCGTCAGCTGGAAGCCTGCATCCGCAGTGAGCTGGACCTGACCGCCCAGCGCCGGATCGCCGTACTGGACCCTGTGAAGCTGGTCGTGGACAACTACCCCGCCGACAAGACTGAATTCTTTGAGGTGGCCAACAACCCCAACCGCGAAGCCAACGATGCCTCCACCCGCAAGGTCGCCTTTACCCGCGAGCTGTGGATCGAGAGCGAGGACTTTGCCGAGGTGCCGCCCCCGAAGTTCAAGCGTCTGACCATTGGCGGTGAAGTCCGTCTGATGGGCGCTTACATCGTCAAGTGTGAGAGCGTGGAGAAGAACCCCGACGGCAGCATCGCCGCCATCCACTGCACCGCCGACCTTGAGACCGGCAACGGCAACCCCGCCGATGGCCGCAAGGTCAAGGGCACCATCCACTGGGTCAGCGCTGACCACGCTGTGGATGCTGAAGTCCGCCTGTACGACAAGCTGTTTACCGAGGCCAACATGAACGCCATCCCCGAGGGCAGCGACTACAAGGACTACCTGAACCCCGAGAGCGTTGTGGTGCGCAAGGGCTGCAAGCTGGAAGAGAGCCTGAAGGATGCCAAGCCCGGCGAGAAGTTCCAGTTTGTCCGCACCGGCTTCTTCACCCCGGACAGCAAGAACCCCGGCGTGTACAACCGCGTGGTCACCCTGCGCGACAGCTTCAAGCCTGCAAAGTAA
- a CDS encoding RrF2 family transcriptional regulator, which translates to MIVSTKGRYALRVMIDLAEHQAERYVPLKEVAERQEISEKYLENILKVLVQNGFLEGLRGKGGGYRLTRTPDQYTVAEILLLTEGSLAPVSCLVPGAPACERLPNCRTYTMWKGLNDMIADYFGKITLADLAAPDQAGNDYII; encoded by the coding sequence ATGATCGTTTCAACCAAGGGCCGTTACGCACTGCGCGTAATGATCGACCTGGCCGAACACCAGGCGGAGCGGTATGTGCCGCTGAAGGAGGTCGCCGAACGGCAGGAGATCTCGGAAAAATATCTGGAAAACATCCTGAAGGTGCTGGTGCAGAACGGCTTTCTGGAAGGTCTGCGCGGCAAGGGCGGCGGCTACCGGCTGACCCGCACCCCCGACCAGTACACCGTGGCAGAGATCCTGCTGCTGACCGAGGGCAGCCTTGCCCCCGTGAGCTGCCTTGTGCCCGGTGCTCCCGCCTGCGAGCGGCTGCCCAACTGCCGAACCTATACGATGTGGAAGGGCCTGAACGACATGATCGCCGACTACTTTGGCAAGATCACTCTGGCCGACCTCGCCGCACCCGACCAGGCAGGGAATGATTATATCATCTAA
- the cysK gene encoding cysteine synthase A — translation MSKIYTSADQLIGHTPLLELTHIEKEADLKATVLAKLEYFNPAGSVKDRIAKKMIDDAEATGKLKPGSVIIEPTSGNTGIGLAAVAAAKGYRIIIVMPETMSVERRQLMKAYGAELVLSEGAKGMKGAIAKADELAKEIPNAFIPGQFVNPANPQAHIETTGPEIWEDTDGQVDLFVAGVGTGGTVTGVGKYLKSKNPNVKVVAVEPASSPVLSKGVAGAHKIQGIGAGFVPDVLDTKVYDEIITVTNEDAFATGRLIGHKEGVLVGISSGAAVWAALELAKRPENAGKKIVALLPDTGDRYLSTPLFAE, via the coding sequence ATGAGCAAGATTTACACTTCCGCAGATCAGCTGATTGGCCACACTCCGCTGCTGGAGCTGACCCATATCGAGAAGGAAGCCGACCTGAAGGCCACCGTTCTGGCCAAGCTGGAATACTTCAACCCCGCCGGCTCTGTCAAGGATCGCATTGCCAAGAAGATGATCGACGATGCCGAGGCCACCGGCAAGCTGAAGCCCGGTTCCGTGATCATTGAGCCTACCTCCGGCAACACAGGCATTGGTCTGGCCGCTGTGGCCGCTGCCAAGGGCTACCGCATCATCATCGTGATGCCCGAGACCATGAGCGTGGAGCGCCGCCAGCTGATGAAGGCTTACGGCGCAGAGCTGGTCCTGAGCGAGGGCGCAAAGGGCATGAAGGGTGCCATTGCCAAGGCGGATGAGCTGGCAAAGGAGATCCCCAACGCCTTTATCCCCGGCCAGTTCGTGAACCCTGCCAATCCGCAGGCACACATCGAGACCACCGGTCCTGAGATCTGGGAGGACACCGATGGTCAGGTCGATCTCTTTGTGGCTGGCGTTGGCACCGGCGGCACCGTTACCGGCGTGGGCAAGTACCTCAAGAGCAAGAACCCCAATGTCAAGGTCGTGGCTGTGGAGCCTGCCTCCTCTCCTGTGCTGAGCAAGGGCGTTGCAGGTGCGCACAAGATCCAGGGCATCGGCGCGGGCTTTGTGCCGGATGTGCTGGATACCAAGGTCTACGATGAGATCATCACCGTGACCAATGAGGATGCCTTTGCGACCGGCCGCTTGATCGGCCACAAGGAAGGCGTTCTGGTGGGGATCTCTTCCGGTGCAGCGGTCTGGGCTGCGCTGGAGCTGGCAAAGCGCCCCGAGAACGCAGGCAAGAAGATCGTTGCTCTGCTGCCCGATACCGGCGACCGTTACCTGTCCACCCCGCTGTTTGCCGAATAA
- a CDS encoding tRNA dihydrouridine synthase, whose amino-acid sequence MNYYAAPMEGLTDRIWRQAHQRWFGAPEAPVRYYAPFLSPPENRVLIKKKMAELEPAANPGVQVIPQLLAKDGELAAWMIGELRRMGYTEVNLNFGCPSGTVTAKGKGSGMLRDPQKLDAFLDAVFSQAGGSVSVKTRLGVARAEEFGEILDVYNKYPLCELTIHPRVMKQLYRGQADREAFAAYLPACTAPVCYNGDVTTVDDLRALEAAFPELSGIMVGRGLIADPALLRKAVGGPAASREELRGYHDELYHGYTEAFGMASCAVSRMKAHWFYLIHLFDGADALEKPLRKAREGWEYETVVNQIFACWPK is encoded by the coding sequence ATGAACTACTACGCCGCCCCGATGGAGGGGCTGACAGACCGCATCTGGCGGCAGGCCCACCAGCGCTGGTTCGGTGCACCGGAGGCCCCGGTGCGGTACTATGCGCCGTTTCTCTCGCCGCCGGAGAACCGGGTGCTCATCAAAAAGAAGATGGCTGAGCTGGAACCGGCGGCCAACCCGGGGGTGCAGGTCATCCCGCAGCTGCTGGCAAAGGACGGCGAACTTGCGGCCTGGATGATCGGGGAACTGCGCCGGATGGGCTATACCGAGGTCAACCTGAACTTCGGGTGTCCCTCCGGCACCGTGACAGCCAAGGGCAAGGGTTCCGGAATGCTCCGGGACCCGCAGAAGCTGGATGCCTTTCTGGACGCTGTTTTTTCGCAGGCAGGTGGGTCGGTGTCGGTCAAGACCCGGTTGGGCGTGGCCCGGGCGGAGGAGTTCGGGGAGATCCTGGACGTTTACAACAAATACCCCCTCTGCGAGCTGACCATCCATCCCCGGGTGATGAAACAGCTCTACCGCGGCCAGGCCGACCGGGAAGCCTTTGCTGCCTACCTGCCCGCCTGCACTGCTCCGGTCTGCTACAACGGCGATGTGACCACCGTGGATGACCTGCGGGCACTGGAAGCGGCATTCCCGGAACTGTCTGGCATCATGGTGGGCAGGGGCCTCATCGCAGACCCTGCCCTTCTGCGCAAGGCTGTGGGCGGCCCTGCCGCTTCCCGGGAAGAACTGCGCGGCTACCATGATGAACTCTATCACGGCTACACCGAAGCCTTTGGGATGGCCAGCTGTGCCGTGAGCCGGATGAAAGCCCACTGGTTCTATCTCATCCACCTTTTCGATGGGGCCGACGCACTGGAAAAGCCCCTGCGCAAGGCCCGGGAAGGCTGGGAGTATGAGACGGTGGTGAACCAGATCTTTGCCTGCTGGCCAAAATAA
- a CDS encoding IreB family regulatory phosphoprotein, giving the protein MGDATAIFSIHDKKDYEIHEIVQQVYDALKEKGYNPVNQLVGYILSEDPTYITTYKGARSLIRKVDRDDLLQAMLRSYLNV; this is encoded by the coding sequence GTGGGCGACGCGACTGCTATTTTTTCGATCCACGACAAAAAGGACTACGAGATTCACGAGATCGTACAGCAGGTGTACGATGCATTAAAGGAAAAGGGCTACAATCCGGTCAATCAGCTGGTGGGCTATATCCTGTCCGAAGATCCCACCTATATCACCACATACAAGGGAGCCCGCTCCCTCATCCGCAAAGTTGACCGTGACGATCTGCTGCAGGCCATGCTCCGCAGCTACCTGAACGTCTGA
- a CDS encoding holo-ACP synthase — MVYGIGCDLCSIARMEKSLLGPHGAVFARRVFGPAEQAALGLPLAEEEGTARRTAHTVASAAADFAAKEAFLKAAGTGLREPFSLCEIEAVRLPGGAPAYRFSGRSAQWVEARRLRAHLSLSHEDGMAMAYCILETET; from the coding sequence ATGGTCTACGGAATCGGCTGCGACCTGTGCAGCATTGCGCGGATGGAAAAGAGCCTGCTGGGTCCCCATGGCGCGGTCTTTGCACGCCGGGTGTTCGGCCCGGCGGAGCAGGCGGCACTGGGCCTGCCTCTGGCAGAAGAAGAGGGCACGGCCCGCCGCACCGCCCATACCGTGGCCAGCGCGGCGGCGGACTTTGCGGCCAAGGAGGCTTTCCTCAAGGCGGCGGGCACCGGTCTGCGGGAGCCCTTCTCCCTCTGCGAGATCGAAGCCGTCCGCCTGCCCGGCGGGGCACCGGCCTATCGCTTTTCCGGCCGGAGCGCCCAGTGGGTGGAAGCACGCCGCCTGCGGGCACATCTCTCCCTGAGCCATGAAGACGGCATGGCCATGGCGTACTGCATCCTGGAAACGGAAACCTGA
- a CDS encoding type II toxin-antitoxin system PemK/MazF family toxin encodes MEVHRGEVFYADLSPVVGSEQGGIRPVLIVQNEIGNRHSPTVIAAAITSRLDKARLPTHINIRAADTGLAKDSVVLLEQIRTLDKHRLRERAGQITPEDQRRVNQALDVSLGLDSY; translated from the coding sequence ATGGAGGTACACAGAGGAGAAGTTTTTTACGCCGATCTTTCGCCGGTGGTGGGCTCGGAACAGGGCGGCATTCGGCCGGTGCTCATCGTCCAGAACGAGATCGGCAACCGGCACAGCCCCACCGTGATTGCAGCGGCCATTACATCCCGGCTGGACAAAGCCCGCCTGCCCACCCATATCAACATCCGGGCGGCAGATACCGGCCTTGCCAAGGACAGTGTGGTGCTGCTGGAACAGATCCGCACACTGGATAAGCACCGCCTGCGCGAGCGGGCCGGGCAGATCACGCCTGAGGATCAGCGCCGGGTGAATCAGGCACTGGATGTCAGCCTTGGGCTGGACAGCTACTGA
- a CDS encoding metal-dependent transcriptional regulator, with protein MQIHQSAEDYLETILMLNQRMGRVRSIDVVNELGYTKASVSIAMKKLRENGYIAVDGEGNLTLLEPGREIAERIYSRHRLLTHFFVQLGVDEEVAAEDACKAEHILSEQTLEKIREYALLHDAQDSVK; from the coding sequence ATGCAGATCCACCAATCCGCAGAAGATTATCTTGAAACGATCCTGATGCTCAACCAGAGAATGGGCCGTGTCCGTTCCATCGACGTGGTCAATGAGCTGGGCTATACCAAGGCAAGCGTGAGCATTGCCATGAAGAAGCTGCGGGAGAACGGCTATATCGCGGTGGACGGTGAGGGCAACCTGACCCTGCTGGAACCGGGCCGCGAGATCGCAGAGCGCATTTACAGCCGCCACCGCCTGCTGACCCACTTCTTTGTGCAGCTGGGCGTGGACGAGGAGGTCGCCGCCGAGGATGCCTGCAAGGCAGAGCATATCCTGAGCGAGCAGACGCTGGAAAAGATCCGCGAATATGCCCTGCTCCACGACGCGCAGGACAGCGTAAAATAA